The segment ggcatgttggattgccctctggAGGTCGAGATTGCTGATGACCGATCGGTAcgagcatcagaggttttcagagattgtgttttgaagcTGTTCGAGGAACGCTATCTGGTAGATTTGGTTCTCAtaccattgcgtgggaacaaagtTATCACCGGTATGGGCTGGTTGCTAATTATTGTGCGAatatcgtatgctatgagaattactaagagaataagttatttAGCAACGCGAATACATTCAACCTTACAATAATTAGGTAGGTAGACATAAGCAAACAAACTTAATCGGTGTTTAAGAGTACTTCTCAAATTCAGTTATTAACATATTTGTTTTTAGAAAAACCAATAAGCTAAAAAAAGTTTTTGAGTCGTTTAAAAGGGCTTTTCAAATGACTTTTTAGCTAGGCAAAATAAGAGTTTCATAAAGCTGCAAAATCTTGGTTTTTTGGTACTTTATTGGTTTTTAGCTATTTGGTGATCATTTTACCCCTCAAAAACTAAGTCaaacaatttttaaaactaatttattgattttttagtttttcacCATCACAAAAGCTAATTCAAACATTTATTTTTTCCAAATAACAATAAGTCAATAAAGGCTTTTCCCGAAAACATTGAGAATTTCAATATAATAACTTTGTCACTACCACAATATAACTAAACAAAATGTGTTATATTGGTTTTGGTATTAGTTTATCTGTTAAAATCAATCTCAATGATGTAATGATAATACAAAAAATTGTATATCAGTCTATTAAATACAACTAGTATTATAATTTTACGTTAGTTTATAACATTAATTTAAAACATGTTACTGAATTATGTTATTTTCGTATTATTACTTCAAATTCGATTTGAATTTCAAAAAGTTGATTATAACTTAGTTATCACCGTACAACGAGTAACAAGACAAACAGACAACAAGTTGGACCGTTAAACctttaattataaattattattatttcacaattttttttatcaataataAACAAAATACTAATGAACTGCTCAGCTAAACTTTTTAATTATAAGTTATTATTATTtcacaattttttttatcaatagtAAATAAAGTAAGAATGATTTGTAATTTATATTGTAAtaatcttataataataataatatataaatatatttaacaTTTAATTTCTGTATTAGCGGCAAAAATATAAAGACTAGAAATTTCACAAGACAGCAGCATTTGCAGTTTCACTTTCTGTTGGTGTGGGTGGGTCTACTCCCCTTAAATAATGTCTATTTTCCACCGCACCACCATCTGCTTTCAACCATCCTTCCCCAAATTTGAAGCCACGCATCGCATCGACAGTATCAGACACCAAGAAACTGTACCAATCGCACCCTCTCCATCTCAAAATCCCAATCTTCTTGATTCCTCAAGCCACAAGGAGCACTAAATTCAACCAAACTCCAGTGTTCAGTCCACAGAATCATTTGATCTAGGGCTTCCTCCCGTCAATTGACCTGCTGATTGAAGTTTGAAGTCAATAACACTGTCCCTCGATCTGATTATCTATTTTTGATTGATTTGAGCTTAGATTAGTTGCTTGATTTATCGGTGTTGCAAGAGTTAAGTTTACGATAATGTCTTGGAAGAACAGAGGTGGTGGAGAGTCGCATTCAAGAAGTTTGATGTCAAGACAGTTGACCCTATTCTTGTGTGCCGGTTGCTTCTTCGCCGGAATGCTCTTTACGGACAGGTTTTCTTCTCTTTCTTTTACTGACCCCACACACCACTTAATGGAGGGTTTATATTGGAATCATTGAGTCCTCATATCTTGCTTTTTGATAATCTTTGAAATGTGCGTCAAATGATTATGAAAATGGTTTCTTTAAATTCGTGATTCCTTTTAAAATTTAGTGATCTTAATGGACGGATTTAGCAATTATTTCTTGCCTACAAATTCTTGAATCTTGCAACTTTTGCTGATCTTGATATGGGTTTAGAATTCAGTATTGCTTACAGCTTCTTTATCCTTACACACGAACTAGATCAACAAGATCCGGAAACACATAATTTACCAAAGGAACGAGATTAATGAGATTAATTGTTTATGGTGTTAGATTGTGGATCGAGCCTGAAGCTAAAGAGCTATCAAGACCAACTGGAACTGAAGATGAACAAATTAAAGTCCTTGCAGATGGTTGTGACACAAGACTAGTGAGTAAAAAAACATCTATttagtttcatttttatttatctcATTCATCTCATTCATCACATTCTCCTTTTTTATGCTCTCATTAGAAGGACGTTAGGAGGGATTCCAAAGATATAATCCGTGAAGTTTCAAAAACACATAATGCAGTCCAGTAAGCTTCCTTATCCATATCCTTTCGACAAAAAACATGTTTGACTTTgctgatttttttttcttgttgcAGAACACTAGATAAAACAATTTCAAGCTTAGAGATGGAACTAGCAGCTGCAAGAGCAATGCAAGATTCTATACTTACAGGATCCCCTATATCTGATGATTTAATGTTACCTGAGCccattaagaaaagaaaatatCTAATGGTTATAGGCATTAATACAGCTTTTAGCAGCCGAAAGAGAAGGGATTCTGTTCGTGCTACTTGGATGCCTCAAGGTTGTTCATGCTTCCGTGctttttatctaatctaaacaatcttttttctttttgaatcttgaatcttgaatctttttttgttttataaactCCAGGTGATAAACTTAGGAAACTAGAGGAAGAAAAGGGTATTGTTATGCGATTTGTTATAGGCCATGGGTATGCAGCAACTATTTTGCTATTTTATAGCTATGCACTAAAACATGTATCGTATTGATGTTTGATGTTGTTTTCCAGTGCTACATCGGGTGGTATTCTTGATAGAGCTATTGAAGCCGAAGATAGAAAGCATGGGGATTTCTTGAGGCTGGTAAAATAAAATTACTTCTccactacaaaaaaaaaattaggcaTCTGTAACTAAGTAACTAATTAAAGTATTAGAGACTGATTAATTACACACCAATACTGATATAAATGGATGTGAGCAGGAGCATATTGAGGGGTACCTTGAATTATCTGccaaaacaaaaacatattttacaacCGCTGTTGCTTTGTGGGATGCCGATTTCTATGTCAAGGTTGATGACGACGTGCATGTAAATATAGGTAAAGTTATAATACGACCTtttcctttttttaaaaaaatattttgtgagttttttttttcctcTTGTCACAAGTTTGTGGTTGTGATTACAGCTACACTTGGAGCAACCTTAGCTAAGCATCGGTTGAATCCACGAGTGTACATTGGATGCATGAAATCTGGCCCTGTGCTTGCTCACAAGTAAGCCAAAGCTTTTTCTGTGTTAGTTTGAATGTTGACTATCGTGGGTTTGAGCattgactttttttttcttaaagaGGAGTGAGATATCACGAGCCTGAGCACTGGAAATTTGGTGAGGAAGGAAACAAGTATTTCCGACATGCCACTGGACAACTCTACGCCATATCAAAAGATTTAGCCACTTACATCTCAATAAACCAGTAAGTAGTATAAATTATCCCCATTCGTTACACAAAACATGACATGACAGAACATGTTGTACTGAGCCTGGTATGACTGGCCTGATGTCAGTAGGACAAAATTCACTTTTTTGGTATCTAACTTTTGAATTTTTTAGGAACGTACTACACAAATACGTGAATGAGGACGTGTCTCTAGGATCATGGTTCATTGGACTAGACGTGGAGCACATCGATGATAGAAGGCTATGTTGCGGGACCCCACCTGGTAATTTTATTGTATATATGTTGATTATCCGTGTCAGTATCCCACATCAGCTAGACACAGTCTCATCTGACTCTATATATGTTGGAGTCTGCTATCTGACTCTTTTGAAGAGAAAATCAACGACTCAACGTATTTCACAATATGAATGTTTTGTTTCTTGTGAGTGTAGATTGTGAGTGGAAGGCTCAAGCAGGGAACATATGTGTGGCGTCTTTCGACTGGAGTTGCAGTGGGATTTGCAGATCGGCTGATAGGATCAAGGAGGTTCACAAGCGGTGTGGGGAAGGGGAGGATGCTCTTTGGAGTGCATCtttctgatgatgatgatgtcaaaAAGGTGTAAATCTTTAGAAAGAAAAACATTATCTTTCTTTGTAACCATACTTGAAGAGAAAACCCGTGAGTTTGATGGTGAGAGGGTGCCACTCGATTTTAGGTGAAGAGGAAGTACCCGATGTTTTCTTTTTGATTTGGGTAAATATTGTTTTGGCACAATAAGCTTCATGGCTACGATGCATTTAGCAGATTTGTGAAATTCAAGTTTGTAATCTTTAGATTACGTTGAAAATGTTGTAGTTGTTGGGAACGAAAAGATATTGATATGGAATGAAGCAAACAAAAAACATCAACGGAATATTTTTGAGCAATAAAAAAGattttgttgtttggattttATTGGGTGGAAAGCTTTGTGACATGAGAAACATATTTTGTAATGTGAGTAATTCCGTACGGGTTCCAATTCGATTAATTATGTAATGTTAGAAGACAACCATCTTTTTCAATTCTAGCATAAAATGATCGCCATATTCGTGAGAGGAAGTCTCATGAATTCATGAGTTAACGTATTTGACAAAAGTGATTTCGTTTATGAACACGAAATTCATTAAATATGGGAAGTGATTTAAATCAAATCGTTTGAAGCTTTAACATTATTGTTTCGTGAATTCTCTGTGAAGTAATACAAATGGTCCACCATCTATTTATCATGATCGTGAAGcctgtttttttttcttcaaaatacgCAAAAGATTTTCATTTCAAACACTAAAAATGCCATATTTTCAGAAAGGGTATTTTTTCCCCAAAACTGACAATTACATCACCATCAAGTATGCCCCTTAAACCTATTTCCTCGAAGCtgatataaaaaaaaatgttatgttGAAATATACATATAATAAGACAATATACCTTTCTCGAGTGTAGACAAGTTTTGTAAATTTGTTTTAGGTAGGGCCCGTAGGGGTGAGAAATTGTCCGGTTtatgattttttatgtttttggtttggtttcttttgtttgaaaatttgtgtcacaaaaaaacaaaacaaaccaaatTCATAGCAACTAAGACCAAACTGAAAACCGAATTACAATTCGGTTTGGTTTGGTTTGAGAACTCATGAAATCAAATTTTAAGGTTAAAAATAAAATCCAAAGTTTAAATTTTCCAAACATAAAATCTattttttcaaatataaagtCCAACTAAACATATAAGAatatgagaacaaaaggttaaaTGGGGAAAGTTTTGGGATTTAGAATTTGAAGTCGATGTGTCCATGAAATATCATAATATGTTTtgagtttttctatttaatttttaaagtacaaaaaatatgacatctaactaataaaaaaattaattaattgaaTTCGGTAATTTAGTTTGATTCCGGACTCCATCGGACACGACTCAAACTATAAACCAAATTCATAATTTAGTGTGGTCAGAAACCAAACCAAACATTGAATTTGAAACTTGATTTGGTCTGAATTCGATTTCGGTTTGATAAGGTTTTGAGTTTCTTTGGTTCAAACCAAATAACCTCTACTAGTTTTAGGTCTCGTTCGATAGTTTCTGTCTGGGAAAGTGTTGTTTGGGAAAGTTTTCTGATTAGGAAAGAAACCATGCTGTTTGATAGTACATTTGattgactgtgctgaatgatgaaaaaaaaaataaataattcaataaaaaataattttaaaaaattatttaaaaaaaattaataatccaagaaagaaagaaagaggcaTGGTTTGATgcataattgtctttccagcccatttagccagaaagatatgattttgggactttctgggaaagacatatcttaccgggaaagaccCATTTTTTGTGtaaatcaaacagtctttccggtccattAAGTCAGAAAGATCTGTCTGGACCTGGAAAGATGCGTATCAAATGGGACCAAATAACCTCTACTAGTTTAT is part of the Lactuca sativa cultivar Salinas chromosome 7, Lsat_Salinas_v11, whole genome shotgun sequence genome and harbors:
- the LOC111877328 gene encoding probable beta-1,3-galactosyltransferase 2 isoform X2 → MSWKNRGGGESHSRSLMSRQLTLFLCAGCFFAGMLFTDRLWIEPEAKELSRPTGTEDEQIKVLADGCDTRLDVRRDSKDIIREVSKTHNAVQTLDKTISSLEMELAAARAMQDSILTGSPISDDLMLPEPIKKRKYLMVIGINTAFSSRKRRDSVRATWMPQGDKLRKLEEEKGIVMRFVIGHGATSGGILDRAIEAEDRKHGDFLRLEHIEGYLELSAKTKTYFTTAVALWDADFYVKVDDDVHVNIATLGATLAKHRLNPRVYIGCMKSGPVLAHKGVRYHEPEHWKFGEEGNKYFRHATGQLYAISKDLATYISINQNVLHKYVNEDVSLGSWFIGLDVEHIDDRRLCCGTPPDCEWKAQAGNICVASFDWSCSGICRSADRIKEVHKRCGEGEDALWSASF
- the LOC111877328 gene encoding probable beta-1,3-galactosyltransferase 2 isoform X1, which translates into the protein MSWKNRGGGESHSRSLMSRQLTLFLCAGCFFAGMLFTDRLWIEPEAKELSRPTGTEDEQIKVLADGCDTRLKDVRRDSKDIIREVSKTHNAVQTLDKTISSLEMELAAARAMQDSILTGSPISDDLMLPEPIKKRKYLMVIGINTAFSSRKRRDSVRATWMPQGDKLRKLEEEKGIVMRFVIGHGATSGGILDRAIEAEDRKHGDFLRLEHIEGYLELSAKTKTYFTTAVALWDADFYVKVDDDVHVNIATLGATLAKHRLNPRVYIGCMKSGPVLAHKGVRYHEPEHWKFGEEGNKYFRHATGQLYAISKDLATYISINQNVLHKYVNEDVSLGSWFIGLDVEHIDDRRLCCGTPPDCEWKAQAGNICVASFDWSCSGICRSADRIKEVHKRCGEGEDALWSASF